DNA from Plasmodium cynomolgi strain B DNA, chromosome 12, whole genome shotgun sequence:
aaacacGAAATAGTCATGCAGCTCCTTTACATTGCCGATTCCTTCGATAACATGCTTTCCCTTCTGCTCACCAACCGTATCTACACTTTGCCCCGTCCATCCCACGTCGGAAGAACTCCCCCCCTGAGGCACatctttctccttcctcccaTAGACATACTTCagcatttttcgaaaaaactCTAACTTGCAttgttgcaaaaatgtgtcaTCAGAGTGTTCgtccaaataaaaatttaatccaTTTTCTTTGCTAATTACTTCCTCCATTAAATTCTTGGAGCTCCTAACCACCTTCAGCTCTTCGTTGtagtcttcattttttatatacttgtCAAAAATgcccttaaaaaatttcgcctCATATGGAAACAAGCTTTTCGTGATTtcgttgttcatttttttttttggggggtaagcggtgtgaaaaaattgcgctAAAAAANNNNNNNNNNNNNNNNNNNNNNNNNNNNNNGTGTATTNttctttttttttttttacgagcTTTCCCCACCCCCCAGATGCTCCGAGGCCGTCTCGTTATTTGTCAGCGCGTCTACTGAGTGATAAAGCTAAATTAACATTTCCCTCTCAATTTTGTCCGTTATTTCATTTGCTGTTCTTCTACTTCGCTCACCTGCCGTAACTGCCTCTCTCTCgattgtgcctttttttttttttttcacataataGGTACTTTCGCTGCTTTTTTGCACTCCCTTAAGAGATTCTTCCGTCCTTACTTCCttccttacttttttttttttttttttttttctctggtGTGCAAACCCCTTCTAGCCATCCCCGCTTCTACACCGCGGGTGCACACAAAGTGGACAGCGCTGGAGAGAGGATTCACACGTGACTTGTCGTATCAGATTTGACAAAACGAAacggagaaaataaaaccgCATGGATCACTTCCCCACGACATGTGCGCCATTTCGATGCGCAGCAGATTCACCGCATTGCGCACTCCCCCGAGAAGCATTCACTTCTTAACGCGAGCATTCCACCCCATAAGTCTCCAAAATAGCATCTACACTGTTTTGCCTTTATGCTCACCCAGGGGATACACCCAAAAGTGCACATTTTGTTAAGGACAATTTTGTGAGACATTACACATATCGACATAAGCGCAGTGATAAGTTAGGacaatttttacctttttaaaattcttttttttatctttttttatcttttttcatcttttttttatctttNNNNNNNNNNtttttttttttcctccctttgtgAACGCGGTAAGGTTCCTCCTCAACGGGGACAACACGTAGTGAAAAATAGAAGCACTGTAGTAACCATCCGGATACGCGagtgcatatttttgtcgACTCCGCAACTGACATTAAAGTTAAGGGGATAACTTCTACAGGTGAATGTTCTGCTTACGTCAAAGTGTAAATATACCTACACGAGGTAATGTCAACCTGTTTACTTCGATATAAATagcacttattttttttttcttttttttttattcttttcggTTGAAACAGGCACGGGAGGCATTCCCACCGAGATGCGGCCCGAGGGTTTGTGGATCTCCGAAATGCCCGCGCCCAAGGGGTTTCACTCCTCCGCTTGAAGTGCCCCCCGTTACTCCGTTGCAAAGTGAAGCGGCTGCAAAGCTAAGCAGTTGCAAACGAAAAAGCCACCCGAGATGGAGAAGAAACTCGTCGCGGAGTCCTACATCGGGTTCAACGGAGCCATCTCGAACAACCTGATCCTCATaagacaggaaaaaaaaatagacaaaaaAACATACCAAGAAAAGTTAAAACTAATAGAGCAAGAAGAAAttgaggaaaatgaaaaaaaaaaaaactgaaaagcGTTTACAATTTGAAGAGCATAGACATCAATCACAATTATTATCAAttaaagaaggaggaactcCGTTATCATTTCTACATGATCTATGCCATAGGAACCAACATTATAAAAGAAGACGTGGTGAATAATCATAgaatcatttttaaaagtgacCAAAATAGAATCACCAAGTTATATGTCGATGGTGgtcaaaaatatatctgcTGCTGTAAGGAAAGTAAATTAATCTCTGACATAtatattcacaattttgaTCATGAGGGGGATCCGATTATTTTGTCTCTTCATAAGTTTAGGACTTTAGATGTTTCGATCAGCAAAGATGGGAAGTATTTACTTTCGTCCGGTGGGGAGGATGACAAAACGTTGATTTTGACTCAAATTGAGAAtcagaaatttatttacaagtCTTCTTCGGATTATCCCTACTCGaacgtttcctttttccacAACTCaaacaattttatcataGGTTAGTTCGTCCCCCCTGTGCTGTGAAGCGGAACACTCGTCCGCGAAGCGTCCCGCAAATGTTAGTTTTCCCTCATGTTGGAAGCTAGCGGGAGACTTTCCCCCATTAAGCATACCCAACATGTGGAGAAACTCCCTCTGCCATTCTCCCTCTGCCATTCTCCCTCTGTCACTCTCCCtctgttttcccctttttacaaaGCCAAGCTTAACAGCATCAAGATCTGCTACTACGACTTCACGAAGAAGCTGATGAGCGAGGAGGAGGTGAACACCTCCATTTATAAGAGACAGTTTGTGTGTCTCGagctgaagaaaaacgatGAGTATGCCTACCTCGGGACAACGACAGGTGGGGCGCAGCGACGCAAGTGGGCAGTTCGCAGGGGGCAGTTCGCCAGTGGGCAGTTCACAAGGGGCAGCTCGCCAGTGGCCACTTCTCAGGTGAACGGTCGATGTGTACATGGCTAGTGAGTAGCCGCTTACCAAAGTGGACACTTCGATGGTGAATTGCGTCCCACCCACTCACAGGCGACGTCCTCGTGGTGAACATCAAGTCGAAGGTACTCGAGAAGATCCTCCCGGAGAATTACCTTTTCAGCAACGGGATAAATGTGGTGAAGATTCTGAGTGACAACACGATTCTGACAGGTGAGGCGGGGAGTGCGCCAAGAGGGGGGTCAAATGATGGCCAAGCGTACCAAATGGTGGGCAAACGTACCAAATGGTGGCCAAGCGTACCAAATGGTGGGCAAACGTACCAAATGGCTGGAAAGGGGCACCAATTGTGTAGTGACGGGGTGATAAAGCGACCTCCACACATTGTTCCACTCCGCTTCGCGTAGCAAAACTTATTCATTCCACTTTAACAATACTCCCCCCTACCCCTGTGCAGGAAGCGGAGACGGCTATGTCAGCCTAATAGACGtggctgaaaaaaaaatcgtgagAAAAACAAAGCTGTACGGATCCATCAACTCCATAGAAATGAGAAACGACTCCACTCTATATATCAGCGTACACGAAAATGTCATATACGTCATGGACGTCATCAATAACACACACAAGGTGCTAATGTTCCTTCACAACAATTACATCCGAGACCTATGTTTCCCCTTCGATTACAATTATATCATGTACACCTGTAGCCACAACAACATAATGGCTTGgcatttttacgaaaaaaaaattatttttttaaaaaatatagataagGGAAAATTCGTCTATTACgatagaaaatttttgaacATACCAacagataaaaaagaaaaactatgcaaaatgaacaagctGCATGAAGCTCAAATTGCACacactttggaaaaaaaaaataacaatggGGATACATTCGataagataaataaaaacttgACATGCCACAGCATACAAATTACGAAAGATGGCAAATACGTTGCTCTCTCTGTCCacaataatatttatttgttaacGTCAAAGTATATGAAAATTGTTACAGTTATTTTAAACTCCCATTATGATTACTGCAATGCTTTGCTGCTTCACAATCACTATGATTTAATCACTGCTGGGAATCATGGCGACATTAAGTTTTGGAGATTTCAGGACGGCAAATATGTCAATGTGAATACTGTGAGTTACCACGCCATGGCCATCAACCGGATCATCCTCTACGGGGGAAAATATGTAACTGCGGAGCAGCGTCGTCGTGCAGCTATGCAGTCATGCCGACATGCAGTTATGCAGCTATGCAGTCATGCAGGCATGCACCCAAACGCTTAGCCACTTCTTCGCTGCATGAGTGACGCGCGTTGGTGCACCGTGATAaagctttccattttttcatctctCCACTGCTCAGAGAGTAGGCACATGTTCCGCAAccatcccccccccttttttttccacacccAGCTCTGCAGCTGCAGCGAAGATGGACTCATTACCATTTACAACATCGATGAAAGCACActcgtgaaaaaaataatagacaCGAGCAACGCCAGATATAGGCAAATCTgcctgaacaaaaaatacgaCATCCTCCTCTGTTGCGGAAAtaacaacatttttatgtactacGATTTGATAAAAAACGAGATCAGCAAGCATTTTTACTATTCCCCCTTCCACAATGTCCTCACGGTCGACATGGACGACACGGGGACGTACTTCATAACAGGTGCGTCCGCGGCTCGACAATGGGAACGGAGATAGGATCGcctatatacatataatatctCTTCCCTTTGGCTGCAATGGCATCTCCGCCTGAGGAACAAACTCTTGTCCATCTGTACACCCCTCCACACACGCAGGCTCCGACGACTGCAAGCTGCGGCTGTACGAATTCAAAACGTGCACGTGTCTCTACATCGGTATGGCCCCCTCGGCAATTTTCGCGATTTCGCAGCCGCATCACTGCGCAGCCGCATCACTGAGCAGCCGCATCACCGCCTAGCAGCATCACCGAGTAGCTACATCACCGCCTAGCTGCATCACCGCCTAACCACTCCCCCCGCAGGAGATGCACACAACGACGTCATAAACAAATGCATGTTCACGGTCGATAATCATTTCATCATATCGGTTTCGAAGGACGAAAGTAAGGCACAGCGAGTTAGGCAGGTGCTCTCACGGTGGAACAGAGAAGGCAcagggcacaaaaaaaaaaagacatcgCAAATGGGAGCACCAAACGGAAGGCACACCTTTGCCATACGCGCCGCGCAGCTCAGTGCCCACggcaaaagcgaaaaaatgtaacaaaacGAATGCGGCGACGAATTCCCCAAACTGTGCAGGCATAATTTACTGGAACGTTCCCGCGGAAATGAAGAAGCAGGGCTTGGCAAAAGAGCTCGAGGAGTAGTCGTCCCTCTCGCGCACACAAAAAGAGGTGTCCCATGGGCGCTGCTAAAAAAAGCGgcacctttttatttgccacttggtgttttttttaatccttttttttttttttttttgcacgtcTATCCCCCCGCGAGAAATGCGTCACACACAAATGCCAACATTTTATGAACACTCATACATTCccacacgaaaaaaaatagaaaaaaaaaaaaaaaaaacgagacaACGCCGTTGGAGCAAAAGGAAATGCCTAATTCATGTGCGTGAAGAGTATCTCGTCAAATTTGGAGGTGAACCAGATTTCTGGTCCACAAATGTCAAACTGTATTtgacagaaaaggaaaaaacaattaattttccaatttttaaaatcgtacttgtcaaaaaaaatcatattattttttttaattatcgCTTTGATTTCTTCATTGTACATGTCAACACCCCTCGATTTGATGCTCCGAAGTacactcaaaaaaaagtacttaAATCCTTGGCTCACATTATTCACGTCCTGCAGTTTGCCCTTAGCTAACGCGTGATTGCTGCTGCTACCTCGTCCCCCCTCGTAGTTCTCCTCCTGTTGCTCCCTCCTGATGTCTTCACAGTTTTCCGCAGTTGTAGAAATAGTGTTATCTTTCAGTTCCCTCATTTGGGAATTATTTAAGTACAAATCATCATTTTGCGCAAAaccatttgcattttttaacatattttttaattttataagtGGAGACTCACTCTTAACTCtcactaaaattttttcatccgtaataaacaaaaaactgTAGTCCCTGTATAGAGTCCTCAGCACAACATAGTTGGGCCTGTTGGAAGTGTcctgatattttttctcaaacaATCTCAATTCGGGGGTACAGCTACTGCCGATATTAATTTGGGTAATTTCATCATACATTAATATCTTCCTTGACCAATTGGCTATGATACTTATATGTCCAGGATTAAatcttaatatatttttttttatttttcccttccgcgtaatttttattgttagAACTCCCTTTAGTATCTCCTTGATGGCTATCAAATAATTTCGAAAGAGTGTGAATTGCTCCGTGCTGTACAAGAGTGCCAATCGGACTCTGATCGCCTCGCCCACATTTAAATAAGTGCTCATCGCCTTCGTCACGAATTCGACGTCTTCGTCTCGCTCGTTGACGTTCATCAGCAAGTCGTACTTCTTCTGCAGTGCgcgtggggggggaggagtgCATCAGTCGATTggtgtgcatatatgcacatatataagcacatatacataggcacatatacatacacacccGTGTGTGCGCGCACGTTGACGCTTCACGGGGCGCCCCCACTGCTGCAGCAAGTTCAGAAGAGGAGACATCCAAGGGGTGGCTCCACCAGAATGCATCACACTATCCACACATGTACGTTCTTCTAATCGCGTGGggatctccttttttcttttacctcATTTTTCACAGCCTTGTTCATAAAGAAGGGGAGGTTCTTCGTCAATTTTTCGTCGACGTCTACAGGGGGGAAGGAATGAGCAGTGTGGTGAGCTGTATGGTGAGCAACGTGGTGATCAACGTGGTGAGCACTCCACGTATAGGCATTCCCCAATGCGGGTTACTCCCCATGTCATCCATAACTGAGCATCCTCCGACGTACCATTTTTCGGCTTTAATGTCTTTTCATTCGGCTTCacattttgataaatttttccttgaCCCCTAAACAGAGgggatgaaaagaaaaataaacgaacAGATATGCGTTGTACTCCCTGTAACGATAGCCCCTTTGGTTTGAAGTCAAGTGGGTGCATGTCACATGGAGAGAAATCTATCACACATCATGCGAGGAAGCAAAAACATGTACTcctacacatgtgcatagtCTTTCCTCCTGTCCACTTACTCGTACACGACTTCATTAcagttcttccttttgtataACTTTTCCTTAAAACTCATTTTGCTCTTTTCCACTTGGACAAATGGGATGCTCTTTGAGGGGGAACGGCAAGTTTGGTGTAACagccaaaagggggggtcAAATAATATAGCTGTTTTGgaagatgaataaaaaagaaacggatttcctttttgtacttATCCTCGTGCGTACAGCTATGAATATATGCGCGCAAGTGTGCAAGGGTAGATGAGGATAAATGCCCCCCATGTAACTACATATTCGTAATTGCACTCACAACGAACAAGTGCTAACGCCTTTATTTCTACAGATTTTCGTGATAACTGCCCAAAAATCCACACGGAAATGTTTCTTTCACCAACcaccttttcccttttgtgttgtttttttttttttttttttttttttaaatgttacaAATGCGGAAGTGTTGCTGAACAGGAGGGAACCGTTTTACGCAGGTTCTCCATACGTGGTTACACTTTTGTTTACGTCTGACAGAGGGGGCACCATGTATTTTTCGCGTCTGTTCTTTTGCGCATTCCGCgtcttctttgttttttttttttttttccgctttacGCTTCAAATTTCGTGCCTATCGCTTAACTCGCTCAACATGTCTGGCCAAGCATGCGCAgccaaaaaagtaaattttttcacactataaaaaattcaggAAGCAGAATATAAAAGTGACGAAAATTCAGAAAGgcaaatcgaaaaaaatgcccctCGGCGCGAAATCCTCGAGCGGGAAAACGCGTTTTTGTTGCGTTGCGGCGCAAGTATGCACAGAGGGAGTAGCGAAATGGGTGGCAGCTGAGCGTACACGAATGGGCAAGCAGATACGCATGCCAGCAGATACGCATACCAGCAGATACGCACGCCATCCGATGCTCACGCCAACCGAGCTCACGCCAACCGATGCTCACACCAACAGACACACATGCTCATACGCGCGTGCACGCAAAAGGAACGCATGCCAACACGCAGGAGAGGCGAGCATCTGAACGTGTTTCCCTCCCCTGCGCTGCCGCACTTTTATGTGCtcacatttttggaaaacaaattaactTTATTAAAGACgaataaaagggggaaacatcacagaggaagaagcgtATTGACCGCCCTGCCATGCATGTGTGGCGGGCGTGGATCAAAAGCTCTTCTCATTCTTCGACTTTTAAAATGATGACGATTCGTTTTTATCCCGTGCACCAGCTAGCGGTATGATGCTAATTGACGAAGGCGTTTTTGTAcgttttattaaaattttgtacagtcaaaaaaaaaaaaaaaatgttaattcagtttaatttaaaatgggaGACGCGCATGAAACGCTAATGGTttctgcttcccccttcCGCGGGTTGAAAAATGTGTTTGCCAGAGATTTTGAGTTGTATGCGTGTATATACGGGTGCGGGGGACACACATGCTCGCCCCGAACGCACGTCGGAAAGGTGACACGCCCACTTGGCTCCAATGTGATATGACAGGGAGAGGTTTCGCAGCTAATCAGCACAACAGCTTCGCAGTTTACCCTTCGCAGCTAATCAGCACAACAGTTTCGCAGCTTACCCTTCGCAGCTAATCAGCACAACAGCTTCGCAGTTTACCCTTCGCAGCTAATCAGCACAACAGCTTCGCAGCTTACCCCTTCGCGGCTTACCCCTTCGCAGCTCACCTCCCCTGGGGACTAGGAAAAATGCTTGGGGGAGGATTGGAAGGCGTTTTTCAAAACGAAGGCCTCGGACAAAATGGACTCGATGTCCTGAATCTTCCAGTTCTGCGTGGGAAAGCGCTGCATGAAAAGGAGCATCTGCTGAAAGTCCATTTCTTTTAAGTACTTAGACCAGTGAACTAAAAAAACGGCGCAAATGTAGGGGTGGAAATCGGTGAAAATGTCACATATGTCACTTATATACGTATCTAACAATCGGATAGAAATATTTATGGGAAATTCCCTTAACAAAAGACAGTTCACCCATCGGAAGGAGAACTGAATGAAGTCGATATTATTTTCGTAAATATGATTAAACAAAGAATTATCGATTCTTTTTACTATTTCTTTAACTTTTATTATTGCCCTTTGAATTCCTGGTTGTCCAAAAGTATAATTATCTTGAATCTGTTCTAGCAGTTTCGAAAGACAAAAATACAAATCCGATTCAACGTTCCTCAACTCATCATCAGATATTCTGTCTATATCATCAgaatttatttccttctttaaAACTATCGGTCTTAAAAAAACGATTAAAAATGGAGTCACTAAATCGTTAATTCCTTGTACATATCCGCAAGCTGGATGTCGAACAGAGTATATGAACAATACTTGTTCGCTTAGttgctgaatttttttattattaaaaatattgtaacaGGATTTCGTTCTTGGTATGTCCACCTTAATTTGACGTAAAATCTTCAGTTCTTCTTCCgataatttacttttattaTAGTAATAttctttcttcaaattttcgtattcatctctttttttttttaatactttATCTGTATCTTCTCGATTTAGGGGTAGGTACCCAAGTGCTAGCTTCCAGCAGTTCTCCCGCACGTCGAAGGCCATCTCATCGGATATTCCCCCCCATAGGATGTTCTTCAGTTCATCTGtgcagaaggggggaaaaataatcaggcaaaatgaagcatGTGGACGGAGGGGTAGGGGGACTCTCGTATGCCCAGTGAATGCCTGGAGCTCTCTTTGTGATAGCTCCAGATACGTCTCAAAAAAGTGCCCCCATTTGAGGAAAGCACACACGAGCACACACGGCTGGGAATGCGCCAGGGGGAGAACCTCTCCTCCCTCCTTTCTTCCCTCGAATAGCACTCTCCTCTCCAGACAGGGACAAAGGCAGCGGAAGAACCGCACACAAGCTACAGGTTCATTCGATGTAGATGAAACGCACAGGTATCCACTCAGGTGCACTTCTTCTACGGGATGTCACTGAACTGACTACGTGCAAGTAATTAGCACAGACGTGAGGAcatccccctccccctcaaTGTGATCACACAAATATGCATATCTAGCCATGTTGCTCTTTCACGTACTTATGTCGATAATAGGACTGTTCAGGATAGAACacaatttcttcatcctctgcgaaatgttttttttttccgtttgatcttttttcttttcatctttttctccctctaatttcattttgtattctttttttttttttttttttttttttttatactattaTTTAACTAACAATAATGGGGGAGAAATCAtatcacacaaaaaaaattgaagatttcctttttcacagGGATGCGAAAAAAACCTAATCTGAGTTCGCATTTTACTTAAATGTGTTTTTTGCCAGGGGAAGGTAGGGGGGGTGGGGAGGTTTCGTGCATCTCATCAGAGAAGTTTttctttcacctttttattgTATTGTATTGTATTGTACTGTACTGTACTGTACTGTACtgtattgtattttttttttttttttttccccattcgtTATATTACGTACATTTATGTATGCGCTAAAATTTGGATCCGTTTAGGCGATGCGGGGTAGGTACATATATTTCTCGCCATGCTCTGTGAGCGGGAACATGCATACGATGATAAGAGTCCCTTGGGGATGATGCCCCCATTGTGTCATGCCCACGATGCGCTTCAAAACAGATGCCATTGACGGGAGAAGCATACATTACCCTATTGTTACTTCTTTCCTTGCGCTGATCCATGTTGTGTTAACTTTTTAAGTAACGTTAGATTGAGGAGGCTATCTGCAGTCGGACCGACTGTTACAAAGAACAAAGATGCCAACGCGCTggtacacatttttgttgagTAGCCTAATTGGTAAAGAAGTTTAATTAACAagcggtggaaaaaaaaaaaaaaaaaaaagcaatagAAATAGAAACAGAAACAGaaacagaaacagaaaaggacGCCAACGCAAATACAAACAAGACAACCAACGGGCGAAACAAACTCCAGCGTGCACAAAATAATGACATACGAAAAGGCTAATCCGTTTCTGAGagcgaaattaaaaaggaagtcgCTGCATATACGTGGGCGAGTAACACATTGGGGATGatcccttcccccccgtttAGAGCGTTGTAGCACT
Protein-coding regions in this window:
- a CDS encoding hypothetical protein (putative): MIYAIGTNIIKEDVVNNHRIIFKSDQNRITKLYVDGGQKYICCCKESKLISDIYIHNFDHEGDPIILSLHKFRTLDVSISKDGKYLLSSGGEDDKTLILTQIENQKFIYKSSSDYPYSNVSFFHNSNNFIIAKLNSIKICYYDFTKKLMSEEEVNTSIYKRQFVCLELKKNDEYAYLGTTTGDVLVVNIKSKVLEKILPENYLFSNGINVVKILSDNTILTGSGDGYVSLIDVAEKKIVRKTKLYGSINSIEMRNDSTLYISVHENVIYVMDVINNTHKVLMFLHNNYIRDLCFPFDYNYIMYTCSHNNIMAWHFYEKKIIFLKNIDKGKFVYYDRKFLNIPTDKKEKLCKMNKLHEAQIAHTLEKKNNNGDTFDKINKNLTCHSIQITKDGKYVALSVHNNIYLLTSKYMKIVTVILNSHYDYCNALLLHNHYDLITAGNHGDIKFWRFQDGKYVNVNTVSYHAMAINRIILYGGKYLCSCSEDGLITIYNIDESTLVKKIIDTSNARYRQICLNKKYDILLCCGNNNIFMYYDLIKNEISKHFYYSPFHNVLTVDMDDTGTYFITGSDDCKLRLYEFKTCTCLYIGDAHNDVINKCMFTVDNHFIISVSKDESKAQRVRQVLSRSVPTAKAKKCNKTNAATNSPNCAGIIYWNVPAEMKKQGLAKELEE
- a CDS encoding hypothetical protein (putative); translated protein: MSFKEKLYKRKNCNEVVYEGQGKIYQNVKPNEKTLKPKNDVDEKLTKNLPFFMNKAVKNERDEDVEFVTKAMSTYLNVGEAIRVRLALLYSTEQFTLFRNYLIAIKEILKGVLTIKITRKGKIKKNILRFNPGHISIIANWSRKILMYDEITQINIGSSCTPELRLFEKKYQDTSNRPNYVVLRTLYRDYSFLFITDEKILVRVKSESPLIKLKNMLKNANGFAQNDDLYLNNSQMRELKDNTISTTAENCEDIRREQQEENYEGGRGSSSNHALAKGKLQDVNNVSQGFKYFFLSVLRSIKSRGVDMYNEEIKAIIKKNNMIFFDKYDFKNWKINCFFLFCQIQFDICGPEIWFTSKFDEILFTHMN
- a CDS encoding TBC domain containing protein (putative), with the protein product MKLEGEKDEKKKDQTEKKNISQRMKKLCSILNSPIIDINELKNILWGGISDEMAFDVRENCWKLALGYLPLNREDTDKVLKKKRDEYENLKKEYYYNKSKLSEEELKILRQIKVDIPRTKSCYNIFNNKKIQQLSEQVLFIYSVRHPACGYVQGINDLVTPFLIVFLRPIVLKKEINSDDIDRISDDELRNVESDLYFCLSKLLEQIQDNYTFGQPGIQRAIIKVKEIVKRIDNSLFNHIYENNIDFIQFSFRWVNCLLLREFPINISIRLLDTYISDICDIFTDFHPYICAVFLVHWSKYLKEMDFQQMLLFMQRFPTQNWKIQDIESILSEAFVLKNAFQSSPKHFS